From the Ferrigenium kumadai genome, one window contains:
- a CDS encoding ABC transporter permease — protein sequence MFLRDLINLTASSFLAYRLRSFLTGLGIAIGIAAVILLTSIGEGLHQFVLAEFSQFGTNIISIQPGKTQVQGSNVGVISSVRQLSLEDADSLRGLPYVENVNPSVMGNAEVRANGKTRRITVFGEGRNFAQAFTMKVQSGSFWPDEDNEQARALVVLGAKVRQELFAGQNPLGQYLRVGGQRYRVIGVMEPKGQVLGLDLDDTVFIPAARAMELLNRPGLIEVQVSYRADVNVNTVIRLITERLKERHGREDFTIISQEEALEVLGSVLDVITFAVGALGGISLLVGSVGILTIMTMAVTERTAEIGLLRALGAKKKQVLTLFLGEAILLSALGGLAGLALGAGIAQGLHLIFPALPVHTPWLYAALAELTAVSIGLAAGVVPAMRAARLDPVEALHAE from the coding sequence ATGTTCTTGCGCGACCTGATCAACCTCACCGCCTCCAGCTTCCTCGCCTACCGGCTGCGCAGCTTCCTCACGGGGCTGGGCATCGCCATCGGCATCGCGGCGGTGATCCTGCTCACTTCCATCGGCGAGGGTCTGCACCAGTTCGTGCTGGCCGAATTCTCGCAATTCGGCACCAATATCATCTCCATCCAGCCGGGAAAGACGCAGGTGCAGGGCAGCAACGTCGGCGTCATCAGTTCGGTCAGGCAGCTGTCGCTGGAGGATGCGGATTCGTTGCGGGGCTTGCCCTATGTCGAGAACGTCAATCCCAGCGTGATGGGCAATGCCGAAGTGCGCGCCAACGGCAAGACGCGGCGCATCACGGTGTTCGGCGAAGGACGCAACTTTGCGCAAGCCTTCACCATGAAGGTGCAGAGCGGCAGCTTCTGGCCCGACGAGGACAACGAGCAGGCGCGCGCCCTGGTCGTGCTCGGGGCCAAGGTGCGTCAGGAACTGTTCGCCGGGCAGAACCCGTTGGGACAATATCTGCGCGTGGGCGGCCAGCGCTATCGCGTCATCGGCGTGATGGAACCGAAAGGGCAGGTGCTCGGCCTCGATCTCGACGACACGGTGTTCATTCCCGCCGCGCGCGCGATGGAGCTGCTCAACCGGCCGGGACTGATCGAAGTGCAGGTGAGCTACCGCGCCGATGTGAATGTGAACACGGTGATACGTCTCATCACAGAGCGTCTGAAGGAGCGGCACGGGCGCGAAGACTTCACCATCATCTCGCAGGAGGAGGCGCTCGAAGTGCTGGGCTCGGTGCTCGACGTCATCACCTTCGCCGTCGGCGCACTGGGCGGCATCTCCCTGCTGGTCGGTTCGGTCGGCATCCTCACCATCATGACCATGGCGGTCACCGAGCGCACCGCCGAGATCGGCCTGCTGCGCGCGCTGGGCGCGAAGAAGAAGCAGGTGCTGACGCTATTCCTGGGTGAGGCGATCCTGCTGTCCGCGCTGGGCGGCCTTGCCGGGCTGGCCCTCGGCGCCGGCATCGCGCAGGGACTGCACCTCATTTTCCCGGCCCTGCCGGTGCATACGCCCTGGTTATACGCCGCGCTCGCCGAACTGACTGCAGTCAGCATCGGCCTGGCTGCGGGCGTGGTGCCCGCGATGCGCGCGGCGAGGCTCGACCCAGTGGAGGCCCTGCATGCCGAATGA
- the earP gene encoding elongation factor P maturation arginine rhamnosyltransferase EarP, giving the protein MPNENKLPRSGDIFCNVIDNYGDIGVTWRLSRQLANEQGLSVRLWVDDLASFAKLCPEADAAQDSQRCRGVEVRRWREPFPEVQPAELVIEAFGCKLPQSYVEAMAATAEQPVWINLEYLTAEDWAEGCHGLPSPHPSLPLTKYFFFPGFTRQTGGLLLERDLLARRDAFQADPARQRAYWQSLGLDMPEAGTLKVSLFGYENAALGGLFDAWAASAQPVLCLVPEGRILPQVGQYFGDAAPCAGSGYQRGNLRVCVLPFVEQERYDELLWACDVNCVRGEDSCVRAQWASRPFVWQIYPQHDAVHWDKLQAFLKLYLAPLSPAASQAVQGLWREWNDEGMAGQAWPAFAAVRDELDRRAQDWARLLAGNNLALNLLDFSGEIGKMRAFKIEGQ; this is encoded by the coding sequence ATGCCGAATGAGAACAAACTGCCGCGCAGCGGCGACATCTTCTGCAACGTCATCGACAACTACGGCGACATCGGCGTGACCTGGCGGCTTTCGCGCCAGTTGGCGAACGAGCAGGGCCTGAGCGTGCGGCTGTGGGTGGACGATCTCGCCAGCTTCGCCAAGCTGTGTCCCGAGGCCGATGCGGCGCAGGACAGCCAGCGCTGCCGCGGCGTGGAAGTGCGGCGGTGGCGCGAACCCTTCCCCGAAGTGCAACCTGCCGAACTGGTGATCGAAGCCTTCGGCTGCAAATTGCCGCAAAGCTATGTCGAAGCGATGGCGGCGACGGCCGAGCAACCCGTGTGGATCAACCTCGAGTACCTCACCGCCGAGGACTGGGCCGAGGGCTGCCACGGCTTGCCCTCGCCGCATCCCAGCCTGCCGCTGACCAAATACTTCTTCTTTCCCGGCTTCACCCGGCAGACCGGCGGCCTGCTGCTGGAGCGCGACCTGCTGGCCCGGCGCGACGCATTCCAGGCAGATCCCGCGCGGCAGCGGGCGTACTGGCAGTCGCTCGGCCTGGACATGCCGGAGGCGGGCACGCTCAAGGTATCGCTGTTTGGCTACGAGAACGCCGCGCTGGGAGGGCTGTTCGATGCCTGGGCGGCATCCGCCCAGCCGGTGCTGTGCCTGGTGCCGGAAGGGCGCATCCTGCCGCAGGTCGGGCAATACTTCGGCGACGCCGCACCATGCGCCGGCAGCGGCTATCAGCGCGGCAATCTGAGGGTGTGCGTGCTGCCGTTCGTCGAACAGGAACGTTACGATGAACTCTTGTGGGCCTGCGATGTCAATTGCGTCCGTGGTGAGGACTCCTGCGTACGGGCACAATGGGCATCGCGCCCGTTCGTATGGCAGATCTATCCGCAGCACGACGCGGTGCATTGGGACAAGCTGCAGGCCTTCCTGAAGCTCTATCTGGCGCCGCTCAGTCCCGCTGCAAGCCAGGCAGTACAAGGCTTGTGGCGGGAATGGAACGACGAAGGTATGGCAGGGCAGGCCTGGCCTGCGTTCGCGGCGGTCCGCGATGAACTGGACCGCCGCGCGCAAGACTGGGCAAGGCTTCTGGCGGGCAATAATCTGGCGTTGAATTTACTGGATTTTTCTGGGGAAATCGGTAAAATGCGCGCCTTCAAAATTGAGGGGCAGTAA
- the efp gene encoding elongation factor P: MKTAQELRAGNVIMVSGEPMVILKAEYSRSGRNGSVVKMKMKNLLTESAKETVYAADDKFDQIILDRKECNYSYFADPMYVFMDQEYNQYEIEAESMGDSLNYVEDGMPCEVVFYNEKAISVELPTTIVREIIYTEPAARGDTSGKVMKPAKINTGFEFQVPAFIEIGDKVEIDTRTNEFRKRA; the protein is encoded by the coding sequence ATGAAAACAGCACAAGAACTCCGCGCGGGTAACGTGATTATGGTCAGCGGCGAGCCGATGGTCATTCTGAAGGCGGAATACAGCCGTTCCGGCCGTAACGGTTCCGTGGTCAAGATGAAGATGAAGAATCTGTTGACCGAATCCGCCAAGGAAACCGTGTACGCAGCCGACGACAAGTTCGACCAGATCATCCTGGATCGCAAGGAATGCAACTATTCCTACTTCGCCGACCCGATGTACGTGTTCATGGATCAGGAATACAACCAGTACGAGATCGAAGCCGAGAGCATGGGCGACTCGCTCAACTACGTCGAAGACGGCATGCCGTGCGAAGTGGTGTTCTACAACGAAAAGGCGATCTCCGTCGAACTGCCGACCACCATCGTGCGCGAGATCATCTACACCGAACCCGCTGCCCGCGGCGACACCTCCGGCAAGGTGATGAAGCCGGCCAAGATCAACACCGGCTTCGAGTTCCAGGTTCCGGCGTTCATCGAGATCGGCGACAAGGTCGAAATCGACACCCGTACCAACGAGTTCCGCAAGCGCGCCTAA